One segment of Thermodesulfobacteriota bacterium DNA contains the following:
- a CDS encoding DUF2092 domain-containing protein, producing the protein MNRKIVVKSLSFLILALTLMAIPVRAQTAGQDPDIDPKAMEINKKMADSLSKTPRFSVTVDIGYDAVQEDGQKIEYGSVRNITIVRPNKARFDITERDGDKNGFIFDGNQIFAFSGGSNVYATAQKTGTIDEAFDYFTEQLDMTLPPSQLFHNNLPTELDELITSLRYVDGQTVAGVPCDHLAGTTENVDFQIWIAKGDKPLAQRYIITYKEWEGEPQFRAQFSNWNLSPSVSDSLFAFTPPKGMEKIPFVPPKKQASASE; encoded by the coding sequence ATGAACAGAAAAATAGTTGTAAAATCTTTGTCCTTTCTAATCTTGGCTTTAACCTTGATGGCGATCCCGGTGCGAGCCCAAACAGCAGGGCAAGACCCGGATATAGACCCAAAGGCCATGGAGATTAACAAGAAAATGGCTGACTCTCTGTCTAAGACCCCACGCTTTAGTGTTACGGTAGATATCGGATATGATGCGGTTCAGGAAGATGGCCAAAAGATTGAGTACGGCTCGGTGCGAAACATAACCATAGTTCGCCCCAACAAAGCCAGATTCGACATCACCGAGAGGGACGGAGACAAGAACGGGTTTATATTCGACGGTAATCAAATCTTCGCTTTCAGCGGCGGCTCAAACGTTTATGCAACCGCTCAAAAGACTGGCACAATAGACGAGGCCTTCGATTACTTCACCGAGCAGTTGGACATGACGCTCCCTCCATCTCAATTGTTCCACAATAACCTTCCTACCGAGCTGGACGAATTGATAACATCTTTAAGATACGTGGACGGACAAACCGTAGCCGGTGTCCCCTGTGACCATTTGGCCGGAACAACGGAAAATGTGGACTTCCAGATATGGATTGCCAAAGGAGATAAACCGCTTGCTCAACGATATATAATCACCTACAAGGAATGGGAAGGAGAGCCTCAGTTTAGAGCCCAGTTCTCAAACTGGAACCTTTCTCCAAGTGTATCCGATTCTTTATTTGCCTTCACCCCGCCCAAGGGAATGGAGAAGATTCCTTTTGTTCCACCGAAGAAGCAGGCCAGCGCCTCAGAATAA